The following nucleotide sequence is from Vitis vinifera cultivar Pinot Noir 40024 chromosome 14, ASM3070453v1.
ccACAAGAAGACATGAGATCAATTCTGAATATTTAGTGAAACGACGTTCTCAATATTGTTGCTGTAAgagcacattcgaggcatgaaaaGTCATGAATTTTTTTCAAGCATATATTTTTCAGTGACCTTTTCTCCACACAATTTTAATTGTGAGCTAATTTTGAATAAGACCAAGTTGTAGTCACTAACAGACTTGAAATCTTGTAATCTcaagtgcatccaatcatagcGTGCTTTTGGAAGGATTACGGTCTTTTGGTGGTCATATCATTCCCTTAGATTATTCCAAAGGATGAAAGGATCTTTAACTGTAAGGTATTCACCTTTTAATCCTTCATCAATGTGAAGGTGAAGGAATATCAAAGCTCTAGCGCGATCTTGCAAGGATGCGTCATTTAGTTCTTTAATGGTATTTCCAAGATTCATCGCATCTAGATGAATTTCAGCATCCAGAACCCAAGATAAGTAGTTTTTGCTCGAAATATCGAGTGCAACAAATTTAAGCTTTGCAAGGTTTGACATTATTTGAAagctatatataatattaatcagagaaatatttcaattattataataaactattaataaaatgctttaacaatatttcaagtaaacgatatctaaaaatattatgacctaaaatttatcaattataaatatggtaaaaatgtatgaatatgaaataagaattaaaatttaatatatatatatatatatatatatatatatatatatatatatttctttttcatagcTTCGGGCtatgattattttatcataacaaaaatgtGCAAAGTAATAGATAGCTTCAagctatgaattattttatgtaaatttgtgcaTAATTTCGGGTTGTGATATTTCATTATGtcaatttgtacatagcttcaggctatgaacatttatttatttatttattttatagcttttgactatataatattgtttggtataacatccagttataccgtataattaaaaataaataattagtgATCATATATATAACTTCTGATCATGTATATGTAATTCTGTAATTTTTCcccataacttctagttataggaattgtacatatttttcataatttctggttatgaatttaccctatgatttataatttaccccataacttatggttatagggattatacatatttatgtattcaaataaaataaatgaaaatagaattcaaagggtaataaaatagaaaatcgtgatataagtttatcacatacATTTTTGTGAGAAATAAGAGAGAAaagtctttctatttctctgaAAAGGAGAACGTCTTTTCTATTTCTCTGAATAGAGaaaaatctttctatttcttttgtagagactaATTGTGCTGATAAcatgttgtaaaattataaagtgaaatgagaagaaaacaagaaagagaaattagaatgtaggaagagaatatAATAGAATTTCATTAGAAGTATCTCCCATTTATAGGGAGTCATAAAGAGATATACATCagtatggatgatcatccacaattTCCCATTAtctgataaattctcatattttctaacatatatatatatatatatatatatatatatatatttaaaaactttttataaaataaaaataaatatttatcaaataaaataatttaaatttcatttaatttaaactattattaaaaagataaaaccattatatcttaataatttgtttatatatactgtaattaaatacaaaaaaataactatttataaataaaattataagtatttttttaaaaaaaatttatatatattatatatttcaagttttccaataaaaattattttaataggcATATTATTGCttctcttataatttttttaggttttctttGATGTTCTcttgaattttgatcaatttttattttatcaatattttttattttttgatatatctataaaacctaatgatatatctataaaatctaaTGATGGAAATATTCATATAAATGGATATTTTCTTTCTGATTTTTGGGGTGAATTCTATTATAATAAAGATGGGTGTGTAAGTGTTTTATGGGAAGGAGCCATATGTCAATAACAGGGACGCTTTACTCTTAAGCATCATTATTATAATGAcctatatttataatatatatatatatatatatatatatgtaatattaaatttagtttttaaatgaaGATTAAAAACTTGACTAGTGGATTGATCAGTTACTTAAAAGTAAAATTGTGGCAAATGGTTAATGAGGTAATTAACATATTAAACTAGTTGATTGATCAAATAGAGATTGCACCTAAGAGTTCCTTGCAATATCGATTTTTCAATTCGATTCACCTTTGATCCTAGTATTTAGGATGTCTGAAATATCAAGGCCATCattattcatgaattttttttgtttttaaaatttaaattttaataaaattaaatatgattatgaATAAGAAGTTCTATTGAGTTAATTTGAGTGATTCAAGCCTTTAATAATGCATAAATCATAGTGTTTATGtgttattaaagtatatattttttactctAATAAGTCTCGTAATCTCATAAAACACAAAAAGATGTAATATTTACAAGAGAGGTGATTATGATATCTTGCATCAATTAGGGAAAAAAGTTCGAATACTATTACTACATTGTAGTGAACTCATTTTAACTatgtaaacacattttaaaatcataaagatATATTAGGCATAAAGAAGATAATATTTATACCAAAAGGAGAATATGTTATAGATGATATTAAAGTCAATTCCTAACTTTGGTGTGAGATTCAAAATAAGTATTTTGAGTAGCCACAAATTGTAAAAGAGGACGAAGGGAGAGTTAATTGTGATATCCCATATTggacaagaaaataaatatctATCACTCATTTTAACCATGCAGATGCATTCTAAAAAAGTAAGAACTCATAATGGGGATATGTTATTTGTATAAGAGTTGATTGTAATATCTTATATCAAGTAGTGGTTCGTAACTCCATATATCTAATTGGCTCATCATAAtcatataaacatatttttaaaatataatggTACAATTTACATGTGAAAGTTCATAATCTTTTATActtttgacataaaaaaaaatgatgaattttaCCACTTACTATACATTGTTGGTCATTATGAATAAACTAACCAACATATTTTAGGATTTAACAAACATAATTTAGGTCGTACAATTGAGATTATGAAAGAGAATATCAAATAAGCCTAAAAATTTCCCATTTTGGGCCATTTAAGATGTTGTAGAGCATGTTTGATTCAAGTTGAAGATTTATAATTGtgtcaaattttgtttttgttatagCATTTACTaatcatgaaaattattttaaaaataaaataatttatatgacAATTAATAGAGTTATTTTTATGAAGGCTGaatctatttaaataataaaataaaatataataagttaTCCTTTTATGTTCATTGAGGCGAGAATAAAAATACCAAGTCTTTGGGAAGCCCAGCCCAGAGCTCAGCCCAACCACCATTGGGCGGAGTTGTGTTCGTATTTCGGAGCTTGAGCCCATAGCAAAAGGTTGTTTTCGTAAATGATGATGAAGTAAAGCAGTTTTCATAAGGGGGTTTCTGGTGGAAGGGCTGATTTAAGAAAATGGTACAATCTTTCTGTACATGGCTCATATCATCGTCCTCCTGGCAATGAGCGATGAGAAAACTTTATTTTGACTCCTCGTAGATGTACTATTAGCATCCAAACATTGACGAATAATTTTTCAAGATATTTAGAAAATGttcataataattctaaaaaatgtttttaatatttataataattaaaacgtaaatattcttaaatactaaaaacatttcTCATTTCTCATGGTTGTGAAAGACCTTTTCACAGTgaaataaatttagttttagattcaaatttcatattctaGTAACTACTAAGTAGAAGAGTTTTGAGGTTTTGGCCAACCTCACTTTGAAATTATGTAATTAGGAGGCAACTTCTCCTTTGGACTTATCTGGGAGTGAGTTTCGAGGGCGACACATAATTAAAACCCCTTAATACGTATTTGGCTTGACGTTGAATTGATGAGATGGGGTATCAGGAATGAAGCCAGCATGCATAAGGGAAGGGTGGGTGCACTAATTTAATATTGAatgtaataataatttattgttaATGGGTTTGACCTGCGGGCATGGGTATGGTTAAACTTGCAAGGCAGCACATGCGCAATGTAAGGGTTGGTTGCACCTGCCCTTGATCATCTTTCCACTCTCATATGCGTTGGTTTTACTTTGTAATCAAGCTTCCCTGTCTCTCTACGTCAATTGTTTGGCCGGCTAATACGTAATACTTATCCCTCGGATGTTTCTATTTTACGCCCCTCTAAATATTTCGTAAAATAGTGCATCATTCTTAATCATAAGCAAAGAAAAGGTTTGCCAACTGTAACTCACAAGATTAGtgatttggaagaaaataatgaaattttcttttaattaaagaaGGATATTAAAAGTACTCTTCCTTTAACAATATTTAATTCCCAAATTTAACAGCTAGATGAACCTTTTCACCAACGGAGATGAAAAATTAActatcaaatattttatcaagTAAGGAAAAAATGGTGTGGGTTTGGAATTTTTGAGTACTTAaagaaagagatttttttttttttaattttccttacaCGTAAAGAAATTTActggttttcttatttttgcttTCAACAATTTACCTAGTGATAAGACGGCGCTGTATGGGTTGATAATGTTACCAGTATATATTACACGTCACACTGGTTTGGGGTTGTTTCTTGGCCAAGCCATAAATACAAGTTCACgtgaatatataaataaattcaaattttttttgctATCTTGCTACTGCGACGGCGCAGTGGTCGCAAAGCGAAAACAGGTATGCCATGAGTCACacccttttatttatatttatatatatatagactccATTCTTTGCCGTCTGACTAGAAGCGTACCCTACTACCCTCCCTCATTATCTTTCCATCCCTCCTGCCCATCATACGAGGAGGTGGTGTAGATGGCGGCCTTGAATCAACCCATATTTCGAATTGATCATAATGGGTATTATGCGGAGCAAAACTACTACATGGAGAAGAGGCAGCTGTTCCTAAGAAGCTACCAGTTCTGCAGGAAAAGGAGTGTGGCAGACAGGATCAAGACATCCTTCATCCGTGTAAAGAGGGTCATCTGTCTCAGGCTACGCTCTGCTCGCAAATTCAGAAAGTTGGTCTGGTCCAGACTCAGATATGCTTTTTATTACAAGAGGAGAAGGTTTCTCCGCCTCCTAAACATGACCCACCATCACCGCCATCACAGCCTCCTCCTCCGCTCAGACTGCCCTTCTTCCTGCTTCTGGTAGAGTAGACAAGGACTTTTCTAGTTTTCTCTTCTACTAGTACCACAGGACCTAAGGATCTAGCCCTCTTAGATTGCAACGCCTTTGCTTTAGTCTACAGTCATATATGCATCCAGATAAGAATATTCTTCAGTTTGTTCTTTGCAGTGCAACCTCCATATCACTAATTTGTTCTCCATAGCACAGGAAAATTAATCTTCTGAATTCATATTCCTGTTATTTTTCCATTATTCCTATTGTTCTGCTAATTTTAATTGGTATGACAAGTCACTTTTCTTCTTCT
It contains:
- the LOC104881376 gene encoding uncharacterized protein LOC104881376, with amino-acid sequence MAALNQPIFRIDHNGYYAEQNYYMEKRQLFLRSYQFCRKRSVADRIKTSFIRVKRVICLRLRSARKFRKLVWSRLRYAFYYKRRRFLRLLNMTHHHRHHSLLLRSDCPSSCFW